From Denticeps clupeoides unplaced genomic scaffold, fDenClu1.1, whole genome shotgun sequence, the proteins below share one genomic window:
- the gldc gene encoding glycine dehydrogenase (decarboxylating), mitochondrial isoform X2, with amino-acid sequence MGYYNCSVPPVIQRNLLENSGWVTQYTPYQPEVSQGRLESLLNYQTMVCDLTGMAVANASLLDEGTAAAEAMQLCHRQNKRRVFYIDPRCHPQTIAVVQTRANYIGVRTVLKLPHEMDFNGKDVSGVLFQYPDTEGRVEDFTALVDKAHKGGALACCATDLLALCVLRPPGEFGVDITLGSSQRFGVPLCYGGPHAAFFSVKENLVRMMPGRMVGVTRDAAGKDVYRLALQTREQHIRRDKATSNICTAQALLANMAAMFALYHGPQGLRHIAERTHNATLILAEGLKRAGHKLQHELFFDTLKIHCSVAARDILERAVQRQINLRVYSKGVLGVSLDETVTERDLDDLLWVFGCESSAELIAEKMSERMKGILGSPFKRTTTYLTHPVFNSYHSETNIVRYMKRLENKDISLVHSMIPLGSCTMKLNSSSELMPITWTEFANIHPFVPLHQAEGYQQLFRQLEKDLCEITGYDKISFQPNSGAQGEYAGLAAIKAYLNSKGESHRTVCLIPKSAHGTNPASAQMAGMKVQVVEVDKDGSIDVAHLKAMVDKHKANLAAIMITYPSTNGVFEENVSEVCELIHQNGGQVYLDGANMNAQVGLCRPGDYGSDVSHLNLHKTFCIPHGGGGPGMGPIGVKLHLAPFLPSHPVVPMQTGDAISSLGTISAAPWGSSAILPISWAYIKMMGAKGLTHATEIAILNANYMAKRLESHYKILFRGTKGYVAHEFILDVRPFKKTANIEAVDVAKRLQDYGFHAPTMSWPVSGTLMIEPTESEDKAELDRFCDALIAIRQEITDIEEGRMDSRVNPLKMAPHSLACIASTTWDRPYSREDAAFPMPFVRPENKFWPTISRIDDIYGDQHLVCTCPPMDVYESPYEERASS; translated from the exons ATGGGCTATTATAATTGTTCAGTGCCTCCAGTGATTCAGAGGAATCTCCTGGAAAATTCTGGATG GGTGACGCAGTATACGCCTTATCAGCCAGAGGTTTCACAGGGTCGCTTGGAAAGCCTACTAAACTACCAGACCATGGTTTGTGACCTCACTGGCATGGCTGTGGCCAACGCCTCACTGCTGGACGAGGGTACTGCTGCTGCAGAAGCCATGCAGCTCTGCCACAG GCAAAATAAGAGGAGGGTTTTCTATATTGATCCACGCTGCCATCCACAGACCATTGCAGTTGTGCAGACCAGAGCAAA TTACATTGGAGTGCGGACTGTGCTTAAGCTACCACATGAGATGGATTTCAATGGGAAGGATGTGAGTGGTGTGCTCTTCCAGTATCCTGATACAGAGGGCCGTGTGGAGGACTTCACTGCACTGGTCGACAAAGCTCACAAGGGTGGA gCTTTGGCTTGCTGTGCCACAGACTTGCTAGCGCTGTGTGTGCTGCGACCTCCTGGTGAGTTTGGGGTGGACATCACTCTGGGCAGCTCCCAGCGGTTTGGAGTTCCCCTGTGTTATGGTGGGCCTCATGCAGCCTTCTTCTCAGTCAAAGAAAATCTTGTCCGGATGATGCCAGGAAGGATGGTGGGAGTGACAAG AGATGCTGCCGGCAAGGATGTGTACCGTTTGGCTCTACAGACAAGAGAGCAACATATTCGGAGAGACAAGGCAACCAGCAACATCTGCACTGCTCAA GCTTTATTAGCCAACATGGCTGCCATGTTTGCACTCTACCATGGACCTCAGGGCCTAAGGCACATAGCTGAGAGAACTCACAATGCAACTTTGATACTAGCTGAAG GGCTCAAGAGAGCAGGTCACAAGCTGCAGCATGAACTTTTCTTTGACACCTTGAAGATTCACTGCAGTGTAGCAGCTAGAGACATCTTGGAAAGGGCAGTCCAGCGGCAGATCAACCTACGAGTCTACAGCAAAGGAGTG CTGGGAGTTTCTTTGGATGAGActgtgacagagagagacttGGATGACCTGCTGTGGGTGTTTGGATGTGAATCCTCAGCA GAACTCATTGCAGAGAAAATGAGTGAGAGGATGAAAGGCATTCTTGGAAGTCCTTTCAAGAGGACCACCACATACCTCACCCATCCTGTGTTCAACag ttatCATTCTGAGACCAATATTGTACGATACATGAAACGTCTAGAGAACAAAGACATTTCACTTGTGCATAGTATGATTCCTCTG GGATCATGCACAATGAAGCTGAATAGCTCCTCAGAATTAATG CCAATTACCTGGACCGAATTTGCAAATATCCATCCTTTTGTGCCTCTACATCAGGCTGAAGGTTATCAGCAGCTCTTTCGACAGCTGGAGAAAGACCTTTGTGAGATCACAGGATACGATAAGATCTCCTTCCAACCGAACAG TGGTGCTCAGGGAGAATATGCAGGCCTGGCTGCCATCAAAGCCTATTTGAACTCCAAAGGAGAGTCACACAGAACT GTGTGTTTGATACCGAAGTCGGCCCATGGAACCAATCCTGCTAGTGCCCAGATGGCAGGAATGAAAGTTCAAGTGGTTGAGGTGGACAAAGATGGAAGTATTGATGTTGCCCACTTAAAGGCCATG GTGGACAAACACAAAGCAAACCTGGCTGCAATAATGATCACTTACCCCTCCACAAATGGTGTGTTTGAAGAAAATGTTAGTGAAGTGTGTGAGCTCATCCATCAGAATGGTGGGCAAGTGTATCTGGATGGTGCTAACATGAATGCTCAG GTAGGATTATGCCGCCCAGGAGATTATGGCTCTGATGTCTCCCATTTGAACCTTCACAAAACCTTTTGCATCCCCCATGGAGGTGGTGGTCCAGGAATGGGTCCCATTGGAGT GAAACTGCACCTTGCCCCCTTCTTGCCCAGCCACCCTGTGGTACCCATGCAGACAGGGGATGCTATAAGCAGTCTGGGTACAATCAGTGCTGCTCCATGGGGTTCTAGTGCCATCCTGCCCATATCATGGGCCTACATCAAG aTGATGGGAGCTAAGGGTCTGACCCATGCCACAGAGATCGCCATCCTAAATGCTAACTACATGGCCAAAAGACTGGAGAGCCACTACAAGATTCTTTTCAGGGGAACAAAAG GGTATGTTGCTCATGAATTCATTCTTGATGTCAGACCAttcaaaaaaacagcaaatattGAAGCAGTGGATGTGGCAAAACGACTGCAGGATTACG GTTTCCATGCTCCCACCATGTCATGGCCAGTGTCAGGCACTTTGATGATAGAACCTACAGAGTCTGAGGACAAAGCAGAACTGGACCGATTCTGTGATGCTCTGATTGCTATAAGGCAGGAAATCACAGACATTGAGGAGGGAAGGATGGACTCTCGTGTTAACCCTCTGAAG ATGGCACCCCACTCTCTAGCCTGTATTGCATCAACCACATGGGACCGACCCTATTCCAGAGAAGATGCTGCTTTCCCCATG
- the gldc gene encoding glycine dehydrogenase (decarboxylating), mitochondrial isoform X3: MVCDLTGMAVANASLLDEGTAAAEAMQLCHRQNKRRVFYIDPRCHPQTIAVVQTRANYIGVRTVLKLPHEMDFNGKDVSGVLFQYPDTEGRVEDFTALVDKAHKGGALACCATDLLALCVLRPPGEFGVDITLGSSQRFGVPLCYGGPHAAFFSVKENLVRMMPGRMVGVTRDAAGKDVYRLALQTREQHIRRDKATSNICTAQALLANMAAMFALYHGPQGLRHIAERTHNATLILAEGLKRAGHKLQHELFFDTLKIHCSVAARDILERAVQRQINLRVYSKGVLGVSLDETVTERDLDDLLWVFGCESSAELIAEKMSERMKGILGSPFKRTTTYLTHPVFNSYHSETNIVRYMKRLENKDISLVHSMIPLGSCTMKLNSSSELMPITWTEFANIHPFVPLHQAEGYQQLFRQLEKDLCEITGYDKISFQPNSGAQGEYAGLAAIKAYLNSKGESHRTVCLIPKSAHGTNPASAQMAGMKVQVVEVDKDGSIDVAHLKAMVDKHKANLAAIMITYPSTNGVFEENVSEVCELIHQNGGQVYLDGANMNAQVGLCRPGDYGSDVSHLNLHKTFCIPHGGGGPGMGPIGVKLHLAPFLPSHPVVPMQTGDAISSLGTISAAPWGSSAILPISWAYIKMMGAKGLTHATEIAILNANYMAKRLESHYKILFRGTKGYVAHEFILDVRPFKKTANIEAVDVAKRLQDYGFHAPTMSWPVSGTLMIEPTESEDKAELDRFCDALIAIRQEITDIEEGRMDSRVNPLKMAPHSLACIASTTWDRPYSREDAAFPMPFVRPENKFWPTISRIDDIYGDQHLVCTCPPMDVYESPYEERASS; this comes from the exons ATGGTTTGTGACCTCACTGGCATGGCTGTGGCCAACGCCTCACTGCTGGACGAGGGTACTGCTGCTGCAGAAGCCATGCAGCTCTGCCACAG GCAAAATAAGAGGAGGGTTTTCTATATTGATCCACGCTGCCATCCACAGACCATTGCAGTTGTGCAGACCAGAGCAAA TTACATTGGAGTGCGGACTGTGCTTAAGCTACCACATGAGATGGATTTCAATGGGAAGGATGTGAGTGGTGTGCTCTTCCAGTATCCTGATACAGAGGGCCGTGTGGAGGACTTCACTGCACTGGTCGACAAAGCTCACAAGGGTGGA gCTTTGGCTTGCTGTGCCACAGACTTGCTAGCGCTGTGTGTGCTGCGACCTCCTGGTGAGTTTGGGGTGGACATCACTCTGGGCAGCTCCCAGCGGTTTGGAGTTCCCCTGTGTTATGGTGGGCCTCATGCAGCCTTCTTCTCAGTCAAAGAAAATCTTGTCCGGATGATGCCAGGAAGGATGGTGGGAGTGACAAG AGATGCTGCCGGCAAGGATGTGTACCGTTTGGCTCTACAGACAAGAGAGCAACATATTCGGAGAGACAAGGCAACCAGCAACATCTGCACTGCTCAA GCTTTATTAGCCAACATGGCTGCCATGTTTGCACTCTACCATGGACCTCAGGGCCTAAGGCACATAGCTGAGAGAACTCACAATGCAACTTTGATACTAGCTGAAG GGCTCAAGAGAGCAGGTCACAAGCTGCAGCATGAACTTTTCTTTGACACCTTGAAGATTCACTGCAGTGTAGCAGCTAGAGACATCTTGGAAAGGGCAGTCCAGCGGCAGATCAACCTACGAGTCTACAGCAAAGGAGTG CTGGGAGTTTCTTTGGATGAGActgtgacagagagagacttGGATGACCTGCTGTGGGTGTTTGGATGTGAATCCTCAGCA GAACTCATTGCAGAGAAAATGAGTGAGAGGATGAAAGGCATTCTTGGAAGTCCTTTCAAGAGGACCACCACATACCTCACCCATCCTGTGTTCAACag ttatCATTCTGAGACCAATATTGTACGATACATGAAACGTCTAGAGAACAAAGACATTTCACTTGTGCATAGTATGATTCCTCTG GGATCATGCACAATGAAGCTGAATAGCTCCTCAGAATTAATG CCAATTACCTGGACCGAATTTGCAAATATCCATCCTTTTGTGCCTCTACATCAGGCTGAAGGTTATCAGCAGCTCTTTCGACAGCTGGAGAAAGACCTTTGTGAGATCACAGGATACGATAAGATCTCCTTCCAACCGAACAG TGGTGCTCAGGGAGAATATGCAGGCCTGGCTGCCATCAAAGCCTATTTGAACTCCAAAGGAGAGTCACACAGAACT GTGTGTTTGATACCGAAGTCGGCCCATGGAACCAATCCTGCTAGTGCCCAGATGGCAGGAATGAAAGTTCAAGTGGTTGAGGTGGACAAAGATGGAAGTATTGATGTTGCCCACTTAAAGGCCATG GTGGACAAACACAAAGCAAACCTGGCTGCAATAATGATCACTTACCCCTCCACAAATGGTGTGTTTGAAGAAAATGTTAGTGAAGTGTGTGAGCTCATCCATCAGAATGGTGGGCAAGTGTATCTGGATGGTGCTAACATGAATGCTCAG GTAGGATTATGCCGCCCAGGAGATTATGGCTCTGATGTCTCCCATTTGAACCTTCACAAAACCTTTTGCATCCCCCATGGAGGTGGTGGTCCAGGAATGGGTCCCATTGGAGT GAAACTGCACCTTGCCCCCTTCTTGCCCAGCCACCCTGTGGTACCCATGCAGACAGGGGATGCTATAAGCAGTCTGGGTACAATCAGTGCTGCTCCATGGGGTTCTAGTGCCATCCTGCCCATATCATGGGCCTACATCAAG aTGATGGGAGCTAAGGGTCTGACCCATGCCACAGAGATCGCCATCCTAAATGCTAACTACATGGCCAAAAGACTGGAGAGCCACTACAAGATTCTTTTCAGGGGAACAAAAG GGTATGTTGCTCATGAATTCATTCTTGATGTCAGACCAttcaaaaaaacagcaaatattGAAGCAGTGGATGTGGCAAAACGACTGCAGGATTACG GTTTCCATGCTCCCACCATGTCATGGCCAGTGTCAGGCACTTTGATGATAGAACCTACAGAGTCTGAGGACAAAGCAGAACTGGACCGATTCTGTGATGCTCTGATTGCTATAAGGCAGGAAATCACAGACATTGAGGAGGGAAGGATGGACTCTCGTGTTAACCCTCTGAAG ATGGCACCCCACTCTCTAGCCTGTATTGCATCAACCACATGGGACCGACCCTATTCCAGAGAAGATGCTGCTTTCCCCATG
- the gldc gene encoding glycine dehydrogenase (decarboxylating), mitochondrial isoform X1, whose amino-acid sequence MQNCAKTWSVLISRSLSHRAPCRTGFEKLIVTAQDHVSVRHLRTAETLRSRKIERILPKHDDFAERHIGPGDREKREMLSSLGLESIEQMIENTLPPSIRLQRAMKMDDPVCENEILESLREIASKNKLWRSYIGMGYYNCSVPPVIQRNLLENSGWVTQYTPYQPEVSQGRLESLLNYQTMVCDLTGMAVANASLLDEGTAAAEAMQLCHRQNKRRVFYIDPRCHPQTIAVVQTRANYIGVRTVLKLPHEMDFNGKDVSGVLFQYPDTEGRVEDFTALVDKAHKGGALACCATDLLALCVLRPPGEFGVDITLGSSQRFGVPLCYGGPHAAFFSVKENLVRMMPGRMVGVTRDAAGKDVYRLALQTREQHIRRDKATSNICTAQALLANMAAMFALYHGPQGLRHIAERTHNATLILAEGLKRAGHKLQHELFFDTLKIHCSVAARDILERAVQRQINLRVYSKGVLGVSLDETVTERDLDDLLWVFGCESSAELIAEKMSERMKGILGSPFKRTTTYLTHPVFNSYHSETNIVRYMKRLENKDISLVHSMIPLGSCTMKLNSSSELMPITWTEFANIHPFVPLHQAEGYQQLFRQLEKDLCEITGYDKISFQPNSGAQGEYAGLAAIKAYLNSKGESHRTVCLIPKSAHGTNPASAQMAGMKVQVVEVDKDGSIDVAHLKAMVDKHKANLAAIMITYPSTNGVFEENVSEVCELIHQNGGQVYLDGANMNAQVGLCRPGDYGSDVSHLNLHKTFCIPHGGGGPGMGPIGVKLHLAPFLPSHPVVPMQTGDAISSLGTISAAPWGSSAILPISWAYIKMMGAKGLTHATEIAILNANYMAKRLESHYKILFRGTKGYVAHEFILDVRPFKKTANIEAVDVAKRLQDYGFHAPTMSWPVSGTLMIEPTESEDKAELDRFCDALIAIRQEITDIEEGRMDSRVNPLKMAPHSLACIASTTWDRPYSREDAAFPMPFVRPENKFWPTISRIDDIYGDQHLVCTCPPMDVYESPYEERASS is encoded by the exons ATGCAAAACTGCGCTAAAACGTGGAGTGTTCTCATCTCCAGGTCCCTAAGTCACCGAGCGCCGTGCAGAACCGGGTTCGAGAAACTGATCGTTACAGCCCAGGACCATGTGTCCGTTCGACACCTGCGAACTGCGGAGACTTTACGATCCAGGAAGATCGAGCGAATTCTGCCCAAGCACGATGACTTTGCCGAGAGACATATAGGACCAGGTGACCGGGAGAAACGGGAGATGCTCAGTAGTCTGGGACTTGAG TCGATTGAGCAGATGATTGAAAATACACTTCCACCATCGATCCGCTTGCAAAGAGCCATGAAAATGGACGACCCCGTGT GTGAAAATGAAATTTTGGAATCTCTTCGTGAAATAGCATCAAAGAACAAGCTCTGGAGATCTTACATTGGAATGGGCTATTATAATTGTTCAGTGCCTCCAGTGATTCAGAGGAATCTCCTGGAAAATTCTGGATG GGTGACGCAGTATACGCCTTATCAGCCAGAGGTTTCACAGGGTCGCTTGGAAAGCCTACTAAACTACCAGACCATGGTTTGTGACCTCACTGGCATGGCTGTGGCCAACGCCTCACTGCTGGACGAGGGTACTGCTGCTGCAGAAGCCATGCAGCTCTGCCACAG GCAAAATAAGAGGAGGGTTTTCTATATTGATCCACGCTGCCATCCACAGACCATTGCAGTTGTGCAGACCAGAGCAAA TTACATTGGAGTGCGGACTGTGCTTAAGCTACCACATGAGATGGATTTCAATGGGAAGGATGTGAGTGGTGTGCTCTTCCAGTATCCTGATACAGAGGGCCGTGTGGAGGACTTCACTGCACTGGTCGACAAAGCTCACAAGGGTGGA gCTTTGGCTTGCTGTGCCACAGACTTGCTAGCGCTGTGTGTGCTGCGACCTCCTGGTGAGTTTGGGGTGGACATCACTCTGGGCAGCTCCCAGCGGTTTGGAGTTCCCCTGTGTTATGGTGGGCCTCATGCAGCCTTCTTCTCAGTCAAAGAAAATCTTGTCCGGATGATGCCAGGAAGGATGGTGGGAGTGACAAG AGATGCTGCCGGCAAGGATGTGTACCGTTTGGCTCTACAGACAAGAGAGCAACATATTCGGAGAGACAAGGCAACCAGCAACATCTGCACTGCTCAA GCTTTATTAGCCAACATGGCTGCCATGTTTGCACTCTACCATGGACCTCAGGGCCTAAGGCACATAGCTGAGAGAACTCACAATGCAACTTTGATACTAGCTGAAG GGCTCAAGAGAGCAGGTCACAAGCTGCAGCATGAACTTTTCTTTGACACCTTGAAGATTCACTGCAGTGTAGCAGCTAGAGACATCTTGGAAAGGGCAGTCCAGCGGCAGATCAACCTACGAGTCTACAGCAAAGGAGTG CTGGGAGTTTCTTTGGATGAGActgtgacagagagagacttGGATGACCTGCTGTGGGTGTTTGGATGTGAATCCTCAGCA GAACTCATTGCAGAGAAAATGAGTGAGAGGATGAAAGGCATTCTTGGAAGTCCTTTCAAGAGGACCACCACATACCTCACCCATCCTGTGTTCAACag ttatCATTCTGAGACCAATATTGTACGATACATGAAACGTCTAGAGAACAAAGACATTTCACTTGTGCATAGTATGATTCCTCTG GGATCATGCACAATGAAGCTGAATAGCTCCTCAGAATTAATG CCAATTACCTGGACCGAATTTGCAAATATCCATCCTTTTGTGCCTCTACATCAGGCTGAAGGTTATCAGCAGCTCTTTCGACAGCTGGAGAAAGACCTTTGTGAGATCACAGGATACGATAAGATCTCCTTCCAACCGAACAG TGGTGCTCAGGGAGAATATGCAGGCCTGGCTGCCATCAAAGCCTATTTGAACTCCAAAGGAGAGTCACACAGAACT GTGTGTTTGATACCGAAGTCGGCCCATGGAACCAATCCTGCTAGTGCCCAGATGGCAGGAATGAAAGTTCAAGTGGTTGAGGTGGACAAAGATGGAAGTATTGATGTTGCCCACTTAAAGGCCATG GTGGACAAACACAAAGCAAACCTGGCTGCAATAATGATCACTTACCCCTCCACAAATGGTGTGTTTGAAGAAAATGTTAGTGAAGTGTGTGAGCTCATCCATCAGAATGGTGGGCAAGTGTATCTGGATGGTGCTAACATGAATGCTCAG GTAGGATTATGCCGCCCAGGAGATTATGGCTCTGATGTCTCCCATTTGAACCTTCACAAAACCTTTTGCATCCCCCATGGAGGTGGTGGTCCAGGAATGGGTCCCATTGGAGT GAAACTGCACCTTGCCCCCTTCTTGCCCAGCCACCCTGTGGTACCCATGCAGACAGGGGATGCTATAAGCAGTCTGGGTACAATCAGTGCTGCTCCATGGGGTTCTAGTGCCATCCTGCCCATATCATGGGCCTACATCAAG aTGATGGGAGCTAAGGGTCTGACCCATGCCACAGAGATCGCCATCCTAAATGCTAACTACATGGCCAAAAGACTGGAGAGCCACTACAAGATTCTTTTCAGGGGAACAAAAG GGTATGTTGCTCATGAATTCATTCTTGATGTCAGACCAttcaaaaaaacagcaaatattGAAGCAGTGGATGTGGCAAAACGACTGCAGGATTACG GTTTCCATGCTCCCACCATGTCATGGCCAGTGTCAGGCACTTTGATGATAGAACCTACAGAGTCTGAGGACAAAGCAGAACTGGACCGATTCTGTGATGCTCTGATTGCTATAAGGCAGGAAATCACAGACATTGAGGAGGGAAGGATGGACTCTCGTGTTAACCCTCTGAAG ATGGCACCCCACTCTCTAGCCTGTATTGCATCAACCACATGGGACCGACCCTATTCCAGAGAAGATGCTGCTTTCCCCATG